From the genome of Aeromonas hydrophila subsp. hydrophila ATCC 7966:
CCACCCTGCTGATCACCGGCAAGCTGATCGCCTGGCTGATGACCGACTCCTCGAGCCTGCTGGCCTCCCTCACCGACTCCTTCATGGACGTGAGTGCCTCCATCATCAACCTGCTGGCCATCCGTTATGCCTTGTCACCGGCCGACGACGAACACCGCTTCGGCCACGGCAAGGCGGAGTCGCTGGCCGGGCTGATCCAGGCGGCCTTTATCTCCGGTTCCGCGCTGCTGCTGGTGATGCACGGCATCTCCTCCCTGCTCAAGCAGGCGCCGCTGGAGCGGCTCGAGGCGGGTCTGTGGGTCAGTGGTGGTTCCATCGTGCTGACCTTGCTGCTGGTCAGCTTCCAGAGCCTGGTGATCCGCAAGACCAACAGCGTGGCCATCAAGGCAGACATGCTGCACTACCGCTCCGACCTGCTGCTCAACGGCGGCGTGCTGCTGGCACTGGTGCTGGCGGGGCAGGGCTGGTACTGGGCCGACGGCCTGTTTGCCATCCTGATCGGGCTGTTCCTGCTGTGGGGGGCGCTGCACATCGGCTATGAATCGGTGCAGGCGCTGCTCGATCGTCAGTTGCCAGCCGAGGAACAAGCGAGAATAATGGCCC
Proteins encoded in this window:
- the fieF gene encoding cation efflux pump FieF, with the translated sequence MSHQQYFRWVTLASMAAVTTATLLITGKLIAWLMTDSSSLLASLTDSFMDVSASIINLLAIRYALSPADDEHRFGHGKAESLAGLIQAAFISGSALLLVMHGISSLLKQAPLERLEAGLWVSGGSIVLTLLLVSFQSLVIRKTNSVAIKADMLHYRSDLLLNGGVLLALVLAGQGWYWADGLFAILIGLFLLWGALHIGYESVQALLDRQLPAEEQARIMALCCDVEGVHGVHDLRTRQSGPTRFVQLHLELDDQLPLVKAHQIADEAELAVRQAFERMDVIIHMDPISVVHKEQQGTPSEQQ